ACCACGGCCCAGCGGCCCTTCAGCTCCTGCATCCTGACTCCTCCGCGAGACGCGTTTCCGGGCGGTGCGACCGAGGCTCGGTGCGGAGGAGGACGGTACAGCGAGGCATGCGTGGTGTCAGCCCCCGACGGGATGGGTGAGCACCTTCAGCCCGGGGCAGGCCGCCTCGAGCATCTGGCCGGTGCGCACGAGCTGCTCGGGCGTGGGCTGGTACGAACCCGAGTTATTGTTCAGGTGGAGGACGTAGCCGCTCTCCTGGTGCTCGATCCAGGCCTCGCCCGCGAAGCGCACGTCGTCGCTGTAGCCGGAGAGGAGGACGTGCTTGGAGAGTACCCAGTCCACCGCCTTCTTCTTCACGTCGAGCAGCGTGACGACGATGCGGTCGCCGGTGATGACCAGGTTGTACTTGCGCGGGCGCGCCTCCGTGTGCGGCAGCATCATGGCTGCGAGCGCCTGCGGCGTGAAGGTGCCGACGTCGTCGTAGCGACGCGCCAGGTGGTCTCGGATCGCCCGGACCGTCCTGCGCGAGAAGAGCACATCCCGCTTGAGCCGCGTGAAGAGGTTCGCTTCCCGCTTGGGGAAGGCGACGAGCCGGTCCGGCAGATAGGCGTCGATGGCGACCTGGGCGCGGTCGGGGACCGCCTCCCAGAGGACGTGCTGACCCCAGACGCGGCGCAATACCGCTCCGAGGCGGCTCGGGTGCGAGAGCCGGAGGCGCGTGGTGGAGTTCATGGTGGCGGCGGCGTCCACCGGCGCCGGCTCGAGCTCCCGGGGGGCCAGGATCGGCGCGGGGGCGTGCTCCTTCTTGCCGCGCGAGGTGAGGCCCTGGACGAGCTTCTGCACCAGGCGGAATGGGCTCGACAGCTCCTTGCCGGCGACCGATGCGATGTAGTCCTCGAGCGGCTCGGCGGTGGTGCGGATGAAATCGAGCTGGACGGGGCGGCCTTCGAACTCGAGCCCTGCATCCAGGATGCGCCGGAAGAGCGACGTCGGTCGGTAGTAGCGGCCGAGCCCTTTCCCGCCGGAAGTGAAGCCCGCCGTGGCTAGGACGCGGCCGTTGGCGTTCGCGCAGCTCCAGTGCCGGTCGCCGGCGTGCTCGGTCATCGCGGTGCGCAGGGCGGTGACCGCGTGCTCCGGCAGGCCGCGAAAACGGACCAGGACCCCCGACTGCACGCGCCCCTTGGTGTCGGCGACGTAGGCCGCCTGTCGCCGGAACATGAAGGCCGCGAACTTGACGTAGCCCTGCCGGTCCTCCGACGGGATGGTGAGGTAGACGTTCGGCTTGCCGAAGCCGAGGAACACTTCGTTCGGGCCGGCGAAGAGCTCGCGGATCGGGAAGAGCTTGAGGCCATCGAAGGGCGTTTCCTGAACGCCGCGGCGGAGGATGGCGTGCTGCGGGTCGTAGTGCGCGTCGACGACGTTCTGCGCGCGATGCCGGTAGAGCTGCTGCGGCCGAACCACGGCCCCGGCGCGGAGGCCGTCGAGCGGAGAGGGGGAGGCGCCGGCGAGTTGGGCCGGGGCCGCGTAGGCGGGCAGGACCGCCCAGAGCACCAGGATGGCGGGGAGCAGGCGTCGCGTCAGACGGGTACCCATGGCGTGCAGCCTCCGTGGCGTCGGATAGCAACCTTCGAGCCAGGGTCCTTGCGCGGAATCCCTCGCGTCTTGGTGTGGCCGGGCTGGCCCCTCGCACTGCCAGACGTGGCCGCTGGCGCCAGCGCGTGCGCACCGACGTGGGCAGGCCGGTCAGGGGCGCGGCCTGGGGCCGCTCAGGAGGGCCTGGGAAAAATCGGGGCGATCTGCTCCAGCACGGCGGCGTGACAGGCGCCGTTCGTGGCCAGGATGCCGCGGAGGACTCGGAGCTGATTCGGATCGTCGTAGCGGAGCGGATCCCCGAAGAGGTCGGTCATGCGCCCCCCGGCGAGGGTGAGCACGGCCTCCGGCGCGCAGATGTCCCAGAGGCGACAGTGGCTGTCGGGATTGATGTAGAGCTCGCGAACTCCCGCTGCGACGAGGCCCACCTTGAGCCCGACGCTCCCGACGTTCAGCTCGTCGGAGATCTGCAGCTTGTCCTTCACTGCGTCGATGCGAGGGCTTCGATGCGACCGGCTGGCGACGAGGCGCGCCTGCGCCGGATCCGCGATGGCGGTGGGCACGAGGGGCGCCCGCTCCGTGCCGTGGCGACGGAAGCTGCCCTGGCCCACGGCGGCCTCGTAGCTCAGCCCCGTCGCCGGCTGGTAGACCACGCCCAGCACGGGTTCACCGTCGATGAGAAGGCCGATCATCACCGAGTACCCCTCGCGCCCGGCCACGAAGTCCCGCGTCCCATCCAGCGGGTCGACGAGCCACACCCGCCGGTAGGTGGCCCAGCTGGTCTTGTCGGCGTGCTCCTCGGCCAGGATCCCGTCGTCCGGGAAGTGCGCCCGCAGGCCCGCGAGGACGACCTCCTCGGCGGCGCGGTCGGCCTCGGTCACCGGCTCGTTGCCGGCCTTCCGCTCCACGGCGAGCGGTTGACCGAAGAAGCCGCGCAGCACCGCGCCGGCTCGCTCTGCCAGCTCGACTGCCAGACGCAGCTCGCGGTCCAGGTCCAGCGTCACGCTCGGTCTCTACGCCGCGCTCTCGAGGCCGAGCAGGCGACGCGCCTCCTCGGGCGTGGCGGGTTCGCGGCCCACGTCGCGCGCCATCTGCGCCGCCTTGGCGACGAGGTCTCCGTTCGAGCGGGCCATCTCGCCGTTCGGGAGGTAGAAGTTGTCCTCGAGACCCACGCGCACGTCGCCGCCGAGGGAGAGCGCGGCGGCCACCATGAGCCACTGCTCCTGGCTCAGGCCGATGACCTTCCAGGTGGAGCCGGCGGGGACGTTTTGGGCCTGAAACGCCAGATGCTGCGCGGTGGCCTTCATCCCGCCCACGACGCCGAGGATGAAGCTGAAGTCGAGCGGGGGCTTCAGGGCGCCCATCTCCAGCAGTACCTCGCTTCCGGCCACGTGGCCCGAGTCGAAGCATTCGAGCTCGGGCTTCACCCCCGAGGCGTTCATCTTCTCGAGCAGGAACAGGATGTCCTTGTAGGGGTTGGCGAAGACCATGTCGAAGACGAAGGTCTTCCGCCGCGCGCTGTACTTCGCGTAGGTCAGCGAGCCGGCGTTCAGCGCGCCGATCTCGGGGCGGTAGCCGGTGATGTGTCCCACCCGCTGTTCCATCGGAATGCCGATCGCCCCGGTGGAGAAGTTCAGCAGCAGGGGGCAAGCGGCCCGGATGGCGTCCGCGATCTCTGCGTAGCGCTCGGGGCGAAACGAGGGAGAGCCGTCGTCCTCGCGCGCGTGGATGTGCACGACGGCGGCTCCGGCCTCGTAGCAGCGTTTCGCCTCGGCGGCGTACTCGGCCGGGGTGTAGGGGATGGCAGGGCACTGCTGGCGGTTCGCCAGCACCCCGGAGATGGCGTTGGTGAGGATCACCTTGTCGCGCATAGCAGCTCGCCTCGTGCAGGATTCCTTGCTGGATCGATCGACGACGGCGTCGTCGGGGCATCACACAATGGCGCGCGCGTACCGGTCAAGGCGAAACGAGCCGGCGCTCGCCCACTCCTTCCCCCCACGGGCGCCCAGGCTTTCTGCGCTGGCGACTTGACATCCCGATCCGTCTGGCATAAGTACTGGCCCGTCGTTGGTGCGGGGTGGAGCAGCCTGGTAGCTCGTCGGGCTCATAACCCGAAGGTCCCTGGTTCAAATCCAGGCCCCGCTACTGAAGAAGAATGAGAAAGCCCGTCGCGGACCCCCCCGGCGGGCTTTCTTGCGTCAGGAGGTCGTTGCACACCTGATGCGTTTTCGATGGGAACGAACCGGGCGAGGGCAACACTCGCCGCGAACCGGGCTCGGGTACAGGTTCTGGCCGCTCCGCTGTCTCCTCCCGCGGATGCTTGCCCTCGCAGACCGGCTTGGTGGCGATGCGCGTGAAGGTCTGGGCGGCGAATACCGCGATCTCGAGGGGGCCGAACCAGACGCGCCGGTAGCGCCGGGTCAGCGCCTTGGGCTCGATCCGATCCCGTGGACAGTTGTCCTACGCCGCCAACCTGCACCGTGCAGCTCGCTCATACTGAGCCGGGCTGAGGTAGTCGAGCGCCGAGTGCCGGCGCGTCGGGTTGTAGAAGCACTCCATCGCGGCGTTGTCGTAGCAGTTGCCGCGTGGGCTCAGGCCACGGCTGATGCCGTGCGCGGCGAGGATCTTCTGCTGATCCTCGCCGGCATACGGGCCTCCTTGATCGGAGTGGTAGACCAGACCACCACCTGGGCGCCGACGGCGCAGGGCCGTGTCGAGCGCTCGGATAACGAGGTGGCGGTCGTTTCTCGCGCTGAGCGCCCATCCCACGACGAACCGCGAGTACAGGTCCACGATCGTCGCGAGAAAGAGCTTTGAGCGACTTGGCCCGATGAGCAGCTCGGTCGTGTCACCGACCCAGCGCGGGTTGGGCGCGGCCGCCTCGAAGTCCTGCTTTAGCAGATTCGGCGCGATGGGTTGGGTAGGATCGCTCACCGTGGTGCACTCGTACCGTCGGCGAATCCGGGCGACGAGGCCCTCCTCCTGCATCGGACGGCTGACACGCTCGCGGCTGACGCGGGTCCCGCTGTCGCGCAGCTCGCGGTGCATGCGTGGGCTCCCGTAGTCCCGTTGCCCAACCCCGCGTGTGCGGCACGAACCTGGACGCGGAGCTGATCGTCGCG
The Deltaproteobacteria bacterium genome window above contains:
- a CDS encoding 3'(2'),5'-bisphosphate nucleotidase CysQ, which produces MTLDLDRELRLAVELAERAGAVLRGFFGQPLAVERKAGNEPVTEADRAAEEVVLAGLRAHFPDDGILAEEHADKTSWATYRRVWLVDPLDGTRDFVAGREGYSVMIGLLIDGEPVLGVVYQPATGLSYEAAVGQGSFRRHGTERAPLVPTAIADPAQARLVASRSHRSPRIDAVKDKLQISDELNVGSVGLKVGLVAAGVRELYINPDSHCRLWDICAPEAVLTLAGGRMTDLFGDPLRYDDPNQLRVLRGILATNGACHAAVLEQIAPIFPRPS
- a CDS encoding 3-keto-5-aminohexanoate cleavage protein → MRDKVILTNAISGVLANRQQCPAIPYTPAEYAAEAKRCYEAGAAVVHIHAREDDGSPSFRPERYAEIADAIRAACPLLLNFSTGAIGIPMEQRVGHITGYRPEIGALNAGSLTYAKYSARRKTFVFDMVFANPYKDILFLLEKMNASGVKPELECFDSGHVAGSEVLLEMGALKPPLDFSFILGVVGGMKATAQHLAFQAQNVPAGSTWKVIGLSQEQWLMVAAALSLGGDVRVGLEDNFYLPNGEMARSNGDLVAKAAQMARDVGREPATPEEARRLLGLESAA
- a CDS encoding IS3 family transposase: MRLVPDEGKSIAQVARDLDLPASSLSLWVRHARADRSKGKTGPWRLALGVSRLEGVPAVGACAARRSAPRPGSCRTRGVGQRDYGSPRMHRELRDSGTRVSRERVSRPMQEEGLVARIRRRYECTTVSDPTQPIAPNLLKQDFEAAAPNPRWVGDTTELLIGPSRSKLFLATIVDLYSRFVVGWALSARNDRHLVIRALDTALRRRRPGGGLVYHSDQGGPYAGEDQQKILAAHGISRGLSPRGNCYDNAAMECFYNPTRRHSALDYLSPAQYERAARCRLAA